From Cellulomonas chengniuliangii, the proteins below share one genomic window:
- a CDS encoding HAD family hydrolase produces the protein MPAGLAPPAGGPATQGDPTVGAFFDVDNTIIRGASAFHLAVGLYRRGFFRWWDIITFAVHQSRYLMFGENKEQIDEVRERALEIMEGHSVAEVVAIAEDVYDEVLCLRIFPGTQKLLDEHIAAGHQVWLVTATPVEIGELIARRLGVTGAIGTIAEHRNGFYTGRLVGDMLHGKAKASAVQAIAERDGIDLSRSYAYGDSAHDVSILSKVGNPCAINPDARLRRHAREVGWPIREFRGKRRAARRGVNAASLAGLVWAASLVVRAIRRGSRS, from the coding sequence ATGCCGGCCGGCCTGGCCCCTCCCGCGGGCGGCCCCGCCACGCAGGGGGACCCCACCGTCGGCGCGTTCTTCGACGTGGACAACACGATCATCCGCGGCGCCAGCGCGTTCCACCTGGCCGTGGGGCTCTACCGGCGCGGGTTCTTCCGCTGGTGGGACATCATCACCTTCGCGGTGCACCAGTCGCGCTACCTGATGTTCGGCGAGAACAAGGAGCAGATCGACGAGGTCCGCGAGCGGGCCCTGGAGATCATGGAGGGGCACTCGGTGGCCGAGGTCGTGGCCATCGCCGAGGACGTGTACGACGAGGTGCTGTGCCTGCGCATCTTCCCCGGCACCCAGAAGCTCCTGGACGAGCACATCGCCGCCGGCCACCAGGTGTGGCTGGTGACGGCGACCCCGGTGGAGATCGGGGAGCTGATCGCGCGCCGGCTCGGCGTCACGGGCGCCATCGGCACCATCGCGGAGCACCGCAACGGCTTCTACACCGGGCGGCTCGTGGGCGACATGCTGCACGGCAAGGCCAAGGCCAGCGCGGTGCAGGCCATCGCCGAGCGCGACGGGATCGACCTGTCACGCTCGTACGCGTACGGCGACTCGGCGCATGACGTGTCGATCCTGTCGAAGGTCGGCAACCCGTGCGCGATCAACCCCGACGCGCGCCTGCGCCGCCACGCCCGCGAGGTGGGCTGGCCCATCCGGGAGTTCCGCGGCAAGCGCCGGGCCGCCCGGCGCGGCGTCAACGCGGCCAGCCTCGCCGGCCTGGTGTGGGCGGCGAGCCTCGTGGTGCGGGCCATCCGGCGCGGCTCGCGCTCCTGA
- a CDS encoding GNAT family N-acetyltransferase translates to MPVAVRLAEPADADALAEVAALTFPLACPPESTPESQQAFIRTVLSADRFADYAGDPSRVLLVAQDAADAPGGPGEGPLLGYTMLVDGEPSDADVRAAITLRPTIELSKCYVLAGQHGRGVGPALMAASLDAARERGAVGVWLGVNQLNARAQAFYHRHGFERVGTKRFQVGDRLEDDFVLEREL, encoded by the coding sequence GTGCCCGTCGCCGTCCGCCTCGCCGAGCCTGCCGACGCCGACGCCCTCGCAGAGGTCGCGGCCCTCACGTTCCCCCTCGCGTGCCCACCGGAGTCGACGCCCGAGTCCCAGCAGGCGTTCATCCGCACGGTCCTCTCCGCGGACCGGTTCGCCGACTACGCCGGCGACCCGTCGCGGGTCCTCCTCGTGGCGCAGGACGCAGCCGACGCCCCGGGCGGCCCCGGCGAGGGACCGCTGCTGGGCTACACGATGCTCGTGGACGGCGAGCCGTCCGACGCCGACGTGCGCGCCGCGATCACCCTGCGCCCCACCATCGAGCTGTCGAAGTGCTACGTGCTCGCGGGACAGCACGGGCGCGGCGTGGGGCCCGCGCTAATGGCGGCGTCGCTCGACGCGGCCCGCGAGCGCGGCGCCGTCGGCGTGTGGCTCGGCGTGAACCAGCTCAACGCCCGCGCCCAGGCGTTCTACCACCGCCACGGTTTCGAGCGCGTCGGCACGAAGCGCTTCCAGGTGGGCGACCGCCTGGAAGACGACTTCGTGCTCGAGCGCGAGCTCTAG